In Cyanobacteriota bacterium, the following proteins share a genomic window:
- a CDS encoding NAD-binding protein has product MLADDGVKPNSAGSMYFLVCGLGSLGQYCVTKLKEFGVQVGAIDAVQPVYWQIPGLSSLLDYLVIGDCRQPEVLIKANIHACRSALVVASDERINLDTAFAIRLLNPHVRLVVRSSKQNLNELLEKQLGNFVALEPMQLPAPAFAIAALESDIQGIINLDEHLLRIVRYHMDSNHPWCHHRCIHELNGRHRRILSHSPRSAELPKEFYSWDPEARVQAGDVITCVEVTHRLTDQLAATSGQSTPLQPSVSSQPPLNQPPRRVSQANNRQQLTPWFWQQRVGRWLQIFWQATAQQQSKRVALIMGITVLTLIIAGTTVLKAAHPQESWLKALYVTGVMLLGSYDIVFGALDPADTIPLWMRFMNLFYMLMGTAATAVLFALLTESLLAAKFQLPNRRPPLPTHNHVVLIGLGRLGQRIAALLQKLQQPLVVVSSHVPDDTILPQIPIVVEDLTAALERVNLATAKSVVVTTDDEMLNLEIGLRVKATNPAAGLVIRTFDPQFSDNLAQLLPEADVMCVYALAAEAFATAAFGENILTLLRWNDQTVLVVEYTIQPDEPIKGLLLAEVAYGYGVVPILHRGIDQPEARLMPSDDTVLEVGDRLVVLATPSSLHCIEQRAMKPRTWQIYIDRVAFRDSTFEGARIITRITGCSMTLATQVMDQVPTILPINLYQQQAQRLMRELLKFRVMSHLVPCAPPDSLSINQHQTLH; this is encoded by the coding sequence ATGCTTGCTGATGATGGCGTTAAGCCCAACTCTGCTGGGTCAATGTACTTCCTGGTTTGTGGTTTAGGAAGCCTGGGGCAATATTGCGTCACAAAGTTAAAGGAATTTGGTGTGCAGGTAGGTGCGATTGACGCAGTTCAACCTGTCTATTGGCAAATCCCTGGCTTATCAAGCCTATTGGACTATCTTGTCATAGGCGACTGTCGCCAGCCAGAAGTCCTCATCAAGGCTAATATTCACGCTTGTCGTTCAGCTCTAGTTGTTGCTAGTGATGAGCGGATTAATCTCGACACAGCCTTTGCCATTCGCTTGCTCAATCCCCATGTGCGCCTAGTGGTTCGTTCTTCTAAGCAAAACTTAAATGAGCTGTTAGAAAAACAGTTGGGAAATTTTGTTGCTCTAGAACCAATGCAGTTGCCTGCCCCTGCCTTTGCGATCGCAGCCCTAGAGAGCGATATCCAAGGCATCATCAACCTAGACGAGCACCTACTCCGCATCGTTCGATACCATATGGATAGTAACCATCCCTGGTGTCATCATCGCTGCATCCATGAACTCAATGGTCGTCACCGTCGGATTCTCAGCCACAGCCCAAGGTCAGCCGAATTACCGAAGGAATTTTATAGCTGGGATCCTGAAGCCAGGGTACAAGCCGGAGATGTCATAACCTGTGTTGAAGTAACCCATCGGTTGACTGACCAGCTAGCCGCCACTAGTGGACAATCAACCCCTCTACAGCCATCGGTGTCATCACAGCCACCCTTAAACCAGCCTCCGAGGAGAGTTAGTCAAGCGAATAACAGACAACAACTAACTCCATGGTTTTGGCAACAGCGCGTCGGACGATGGCTACAGATCTTTTGGCAAGCTACAGCCCAACAACAGTCCAAGCGAGTCGCACTGATTATGGGAATCACAGTGCTGACGTTAATCATTGCAGGTACAACTGTCTTAAAGGCAGCCCATCCTCAGGAAAGTTGGCTAAAGGCTCTGTACGTCACGGGTGTCATGCTGTTGGGATCCTACGACATCGTATTTGGAGCCTTGGATCCTGCCGACACAATCCCCCTGTGGATGCGATTTATGAATCTGTTCTACATGCTGATGGGAACGGCTGCTACGGCTGTTCTGTTTGCACTGCTGACGGAAAGTTTGTTGGCAGCTAAGTTTCAACTCCCCAATCGCCGCCCACCTTTGCCCACCCACAACCATGTTGTGCTGATTGGGCTTGGACGCTTAGGCCAACGCATTGCCGCCTTATTGCAAAAACTGCAACAGCCACTAGTTGTTGTCAGCAGTCATGTGCCTGATGACACGATCTTGCCCCAGATACCGATCGTGGTAGAGGACTTAACGGCTGCTCTTGAGCGAGTGAACCTTGCCACCGCCAAGAGTGTTGTAGTTACTACCGACGACGAAATGCTGAACCTAGAGATTGGATTAAGGGTAAAAGCAACAAACCCTGCCGCAGGCTTAGTGATTCGCACCTTCGATCCCCAATTTAGTGACAACTTAGCCCAACTGTTGCCCGAGGCAGATGTAATGTGTGTGTATGCCCTCGCTGCTGAAGCATTTGCAACGGCTGCCTTTGGTGAAAATATTCTCACCCTACTCCGCTGGAATGATCAAACAGTGTTGGTTGTGGAATATACCATTCAGCCCGACGAGCCGATTAAAGGCTTGCTACTAGCCGAAGTTGCCTATGGCTACGGTGTTGTGCCTATCTTGCATCGAGGGATTGATCAACCAGAGGCTCGGTTGATGCCATCGGACGATACCGTATTGGAAGTTGGCGATCGTCTAGTCGTCTTAGCCACACCTAGCAGTCTACATTGCATTGAACAACGGGCCATGAAACCGCGCACTTGGCAGATTTACATCGATCGCGTCGCCTTCCGTGATAGTACGTTTGAAGGAGCTAGAATCATCACCCGCATCACAGGCTGTAGCATGACTCTAGCCACTCAGGTAATGGATCAAGTGCCTACCATACTCCCAATTAACCTATATCAGCAGCAAGCCCAGCGCCTAATGCGAGAGCTACTCAAATTTCGCGTGATGTCGCACTTAGTACCCTGTGCACCACCAGACTCTCTATCCATTAACCAGCATCAAACATTACATTAG
- a CDS encoding SinI family restriction endonuclease, which produces MPVNFDSIISTSNSEANFLRIFENAFSQQDQPLLEAHRTILTACYQNPGLSPTLKADTPEALAKAWLKKYNDSYENRISRRISRIPGTVADPIVSVIINARLTGLTTEHLELIKYAHRLSMSAENIQGLLLEEFLAGQLADYGWYCCWGDLVRHVDFCNVDGSLLQVKNRSNSENSSSSKVRINRPIEKWYRVDARTGSYRWSDFNNRYNTNRFSEENFVIFVQQVLIRNPDALAIEVNNPWKDLSDSSN; this is translated from the coding sequence ATGCCCGTTAACTTCGATAGCATTATCAGCACTTCAAATTCTGAAGCAAACTTTTTAAGGATTTTTGAAAATGCGTTTTCTCAACAAGACCAGCCACTGCTCGAAGCGCATCGAACAATTCTCACAGCCTGCTACCAAAATCCAGGACTTTCTCCAACCCTAAAAGCCGATACACCAGAAGCATTAGCCAAGGCTTGGTTAAAAAAGTATAACGATAGTTATGAAAATCGAATTTCAAGGCGAATCTCACGAATCCCAGGCACAGTTGCCGATCCAATCGTTAGTGTCATTATCAATGCCCGATTGACAGGACTAACAACAGAACATCTTGAGCTAATCAAATATGCCCATAGGCTATCAATGTCTGCCGAAAATATTCAAGGATTACTACTAGAGGAATTTCTAGCTGGGCAACTTGCTGATTATGGTTGGTACTGTTGTTGGGGAGACTTGGTTCGGCACGTAGATTTTTGTAATGTCGATGGTTCTCTCTTGCAGGTCAAAAATCGTAGCAACTCGGAAAACAGTTCATCGTCTAAAGTCCGAATTAATCGGCCCATTGAAAAATGGTATCGAGTTGATGCCAGAACAGGTTCCTATCGATGGTCTGACTTCAACAATAGGTACAACACGAATCGCTTTTCAGAAGAAAACTTTGTTATCTTTGTTCAACAGGTTCTAATCCGCAATCCAGATGCCTTAGCCATTGAAGTAAACAATCCTTGGAAGGATTTGTCAGATTCATCAAACTAA
- a CDS encoding DNA cytosine methyltransferase: MATQYLSVKETSEVLDCSEQYVRQLLRHGEISGEKISSRWIVASESVQGYRVKGDNLSLRVPDHGRRSFSKPELKALSFFSGCMGLDLGLEKEGIQVLLACEIDAAARKTIEINRPDIALIGDIRDYSAAEIRAKAGLSSTDEIDVIVGGPPCQAFSSAGKRQGFNDERGNVFLTFIDLITELKPRFAVIENVRGLLSAPLKHRPHEMRGKNFPPLSQDEQRGGALRFITQRLREAGYSISFNLYNAANFGSPQQRERVVIACSREGEKLPYLTPTHSEKGLYGLPTWKSLREALEGLPKTGHHFVKFPEKRLKYYRLLKPGQYWRDLPEELHQEALGASYHAGGGKTGFYRRLAWDKPAPTLVTHPAMPATDLAHPEEDRPLSIEEYKRIQEFPDDWMIAGTLLDQYRQVGNAVPCSLGRAIARMLLSHLRGEQPITYPDFPYSRYHKTDDVSWMQDMGCLEESSAKQLCLNLV, encoded by the coding sequence TCCGACATGGTGAAATCAGTGGGGAAAAGATTAGTAGTCGATGGATCGTAGCATCAGAATCTGTTCAGGGCTACCGTGTCAAAGGAGACAATCTAAGTTTAAGAGTTCCTGATCATGGGCGACGTTCATTTAGCAAACCTGAACTAAAAGCCTTGAGTTTTTTCTCTGGCTGCATGGGTTTGGACTTGGGACTAGAAAAAGAAGGCATCCAAGTACTACTTGCTTGTGAAATTGATGCAGCCGCTCGCAAAACGATTGAAATCAATCGACCAGATATAGCGCTGATTGGGGATATTCGGGATTACTCAGCCGCAGAAATTCGAGCAAAGGCAGGACTAAGTTCGACCGATGAGATTGATGTTATCGTTGGCGGACCACCATGCCAAGCCTTTAGCAGTGCAGGAAAGCGCCAAGGATTTAATGATGAACGTGGCAATGTTTTTTTGACATTTATCGACTTAATCACTGAGCTTAAACCGAGATTTGCAGTCATTGAAAATGTTCGAGGGTTATTGTCTGCTCCGTTGAAGCATAGACCGCATGAAATGCGAGGGAAAAATTTCCCACCCTTGTCTCAGGATGAACAAAGAGGTGGCGCTCTACGTTTTATTACTCAACGACTCAGGGAGGCCGGATATAGCATCTCCTTTAATTTGTACAATGCTGCTAACTTCGGCTCACCACAGCAACGGGAAAGGGTTGTCATTGCTTGTAGTCGTGAGGGAGAAAAGCTTCCCTACCTCACACCTACACATTCAGAAAAGGGTCTATACGGGCTGCCAACCTGGAAAAGTTTACGAGAAGCCTTAGAGGGTCTTCCCAAGACTGGACATCACTTTGTCAAGTTTCCTGAGAAACGGCTCAAGTATTACAGGTTGTTGAAACCTGGACAATACTGGCGAGACTTACCAGAAGAACTACACCAAGAGGCGCTAGGAGCTTCCTATCATGCAGGAGGCGGAAAGACGGGTTTTTACCGCAGGCTAGCTTGGGATAAACCCGCCCCGACATTAGTTACTCATCCAGCGATGCCTGCAACAGATCTGGCCCATCCAGAAGAGGATAGACCCCTGAGTATTGAAGAATATAAGCGTATTCAAGAATTTCCAGACGATTGGATGATTGCAGGTACGTTACTTGATCAATATCGGCAAGTTGGTAATGCCGTACCGTGCTCTCTAGGAAGAGCGATCGCTAGGATGTTGCTATCTCATCTGAGGGGTGAACAGCCTATTACCTATCCAGACTTTCCGTATTCTCGCTATCATAAAACCGATGATGTCAGTTGGATGCAGGATATGGGTTGTTTGGAAGAATCTTCAGCAAAACAACTATGCCTCAACTTAGTTTGA